AAAAGTGAATCTAAGTTACCTATTCCAGCTGAACGGTTTCATAGCAGAggctgtccctcagtttctggatgaaGACTTCAATTTTAAGTCTCCTTTaaaaaggcttttttaaaaaaaaaaaaacaaaaacaaaaaccccaacatttccccccctcctAGCATGGACACTCGTGGTTACATTGGGCAGTAGGGAGTTCTAAGTGTTTTCCCATTAACCCTAAAGGCCCCTCATTTGTCTTCTTTTGTGGGTTGTACAACACTAGGTGCTCCCCTTCCTGCCTGACTCCTCCCTCCCTGACTACTTCATTGTTCTGAGGTGatgaagttgcaccagtttacaATCACAAATTTTCTACATATGTATATACACAAGTGTACAGGTTATGGTTATGGATGTATCAATGTCAGTGAACATCCAGTTCAGAATATTAAAAGCTTTCATGAAAGACCTTTCTTGACATTTTTATGCATAGTAACATTGTATAAAACCAGCAGTTATGCaagctttacagcttggaaattGCTCCTGCTTGCTGTCAGATGAGTTGAGGTGTAGCCAGACCGTGTGGCACCATATTGATCTGCCTCTGTGAGCTGCAAAGAGAGCAGAGTAACCCCAGATGTCCAGAACTGGGAAAGACACTACTAGCTGAAAGAAAATTATCAGTAAGAAAATTTCCATTTCATCTATAGCTCTCAACAGTactttatccctgttttacagctggggaaacaggcacagagggTGAAATGATTtgtcaaggtcacccagcagggtgaggcaggaacagaacctaggtctcccgAATCCCAGTgtagtgctctagccactagacaacaTTGCCTTCCCTTATCAAAAGGAGTTTTATACAACTGATTACAGCATACAAATCTTAAAATGTTCTAAAGGGAGGATCTTCTTGGATATGCTTGTTGCATTTAAACATCAATACATTATATGGGAAAGAAGAGTATCAAAGGATAGATCAAAAAGGGAAATTCTGACAACTGTAAATTCTGATACAAAGATTCAGGACAGTTACACTTTTCATTTCCTCACATAACTGAAAATTACTCGTTCCTACAGATTTATGCAAACATTTCTGAGAGGGAGGATAAAATAAGGATCCTTATTTCctaaactgaacatttttaccTGCCAAGATGAGAACTTGGAACTTAATTTCTCTTGCAATATTTGTAGACAACACATATAGGCTTgaagaattcaattttttaaaaaaatgactgatTATATTGATGTATTTGTAAGTATTTTTTCaatttatccatttaaattttcacaattgtgggaaatttttttttgcggGAGTCCGACCATTTATGACAGCACatattgaaattcaaaaagttaaaattgTCAACATCAGATGTCAATACACATTGAGTAAACAGATTTAAATCAAACCAGTAAGTTATCAAGGAGCATTTTTATTactttacctatctgtaaatttctatcatcatcgaattttttttttaaaatcagtttgggTGTACACAGTAAAAGCAACATTTATTAGCTTTTACTGATAAATATGCTAATCCATCCAGTACTACAAATATCTAACGCTAACAATATTTCTCCTGTTTATACCTCCCACTTGAAATCATACTATAATCCTGTCTCCTTAAGTACTTAAGATACCATGGTGTTGGGTGCAGTATAACCATCTACCTAGAAAACAGACAATGGAAATCTCGCTCCCACCAGCGCCAATGGAAGTTTTCATCCGGACTTCAACTGGGTCAGGATCAAGACTAACTTGAAAAGAATAATGTGGTGTTCCAAACTGATTTCAGATACCAAACAATTGATTTTATTaatctcaatttttatttttgtgcaaatatttgaaaattggaGTGGAAGAATCCCACCCACCAAAACAAAAGGACAAGAAAAATTGTTTCCAAGTAAGATGCGTTGAAAGCTTTTCATGAACCACCAGCTGTTTAAccaaagaaataatttaaattcTTTTATATAATCTCTCTTACAAAATCCTTTAGTTTTCTCCTAATCCTACTCATGGTTTGGGGTTTGCTGGACGCAACCACAATGGCTCTGTAATAGGCAGCCCAACTGTATTTACAGTCATCTAGTATGGTGATATGTCCTTCTGAATTAAGGATCTGACCTTACGAACACATAGTCCCGATCTATACTAGAAAATGAGTttggtttaactacattggtCAAGGGTGTGAGAAATCCATACCCGAGTCATTTCAAGCTGACATAAGTCCCTGTGTAAACAGCACTAGATCGATGGAAGATCGATGGGAGGTGGATTGCCTACACTGACAGGCGAACCCCTCATGTCGGTCGTAcataatgtctacactgaagcactattgtagcgttttaagtgtagacaagcccttacacaTATTTAAATTTGCTCAGTGGAAAATTAATGGGACGACTCAAGTGAACCAAGTGAAGTGCAtaagaagtgtttgcaggagaTTCTATAGGCTTTTGCTAAATATACTTGGTCATTTCCCTTTCCTAAGGAGCATACCAATTTAACATGGAAGTCTACAATGAATTATGTTGGCAGAACTCAACTAGAATTTCAGAagcaaaaataaggaaaaagttgTCAAAATACACAGAGCACGTTCAGGtaaacatttaaaatttattaaactttttGGTCAAAATAATTGAACAAGTATATACAATCCCATTGTATTAGCTCTATTATGTATTTTAAGAACAAGGTCAAATCTAATGCTTAAATGACCTAGTTCCACATTTCAAGATTTGCAAATAGTGTCACAACCAATATACAGtataagatttttatttaaactttattCATAGAACCCCAAAAAGTTAGCTGTATTTACTAGCTTATTGTGAACAAGAGTGGCACTATGGACATTAAttgagagggaaggaacagagacATTTTTCTCTTGCATATCCATATCTGGTTGAGTAATCATAATACaccttcattttattaaaaatggagTGTAAACCACACTTCTGTATTTCATCAGGGAGGCTCAAAGGATCCGATTTTCAGAAGACACTTCTGATTTTGCAGGCACATTTTATAGCCTTTACATATCTAGGTAATTTGATGCTATTAAAATGTGCCTGCAATTATTTCAGGTACAATTTTACACCCACACCTGTTTTGGGTGAAAAACTGATGGATGAGTTTCAGGCCCTTTTGAAAGAGAGTACCAAGAATTATTCTTTAACCTTCTGTTGTCAACAGGAACAGACATTACCACAAATGCATTTCACATCAGTATGTAGCCTCCATATAACCTGATCTCATGGTCTCAACGGGTTACAATATGTTAAAATTTGTTATGTTGTGCTGCTGTTTGGCATAAgtagttaatttttttaactgcaaTGTGAAATTCAATAGACATATTATGCcaaatttttaatatttaaaataaagtatattttttttccaaaacaagtAGTACTAACccggttaaaaaaaaataatgcacatAAGGTATGTGTCTATGTCGAACATTTGAGAGGCATCTGTTAAACCGGATTTTTAATTGTTAAAGCAGCAATTTTGTTGAATGTTTTAAGATATTTTTTCCTTCTATTATGGCTCTAGATAACTTTATACCAACCTTTTCAATCTCCTACTTTTTGTATAAAGTATGATGTAATTTTACAGGAAACCAACACAATTTCAACTAATGACAGTTTTGTGGAAACTAATTTTAGAGTTTGAAATATTTCATACTACACAAATCTGTTCATACCTGCCTGTCAAAAATCAATGTTCTGGGACAAACTTTTCAAATCTTCCCATCAGAATTATTTTTCACAACCTCAATACATgcgataaaaaaataaaaagactgaaTACATACTTTcagatttaaaaacactttttatagtttgttatttttattaagtGGTTTACACCAGAAGGTGTGGTTATAGATACAGTTGGTGAGTAAATATACATGGAAACCTGTCTACAAACCCAACTCAAGACCTACCTAAGTGCTCAGAGATAAAAACACCTAAGCCTAGATAAAAGGCCAGAGAAGGAATGTTTACAGGCATAAAGCACAATAAATGTTTTGAAAGGCCCAAATATTACAGCAGAGAAAGAGCGCAGAGacagaaattacatttttatgACAAGTTTTCTTCTTGGGTGTTAAATTTTTGGTCTATAAACTGGAAAGGAAGGCTCAgacttaaataaatacatttgagtATTGGCCTTTATTGAGCACTGTCCATCAATTCTGCTTCTAGTGGGCTTTTTCTTGTTGAAAATTGCAACTCACATCCCCCTCACTGAAGGCAGAACTACACCACGAACTCAAAACCAGGCAAGCTTCTCTCCTTTATCTATAAAGGGAAGTAAGTGCATCAATGTTCTTTACTGGTAGGACAACAAGGCCTTCTTTTTTACAGAAACAACTGAGCTTAACTATGCAAGAAGACGACTTTGTCCTCAAATAAGCCATCTTTAGTTAATTTTGTCCTGGAATATATACAAGTTATTGGTGGCAGCTACAGCAATGATGTTCTCTGTGGGGTGCCATGCTGTATGAAGGATCTTCTTGTTGAAGTCCAGACTGTCAACACTTATCTCATCTTTCTTTCTCTTACCACCTGTACACACTTTGCGTGGCTTTAAGATGGCACGAGGTTTGCTACTTTCTCTTGATGCTTCTAATGTAATATCCCGTCGTGTGTTACGGTCAAACATCCTAAAGAAATTGTTGTAGGAGCCAGTCATAATAGCACTGTTTAAAAccagaaaaaaaggaaatagttTACTTGGATTACTAAAGACCATAATATATTATTCCACTGCAGTATACCTCATTTGTTTCTTCTGTGCACAGAATGAATGACTGCCAGGGCTCAAGTTTAAAACTAGAACCTTGCACTATATTCTTTTCTCTTACTTTATGTCCTTCCTCATTGCCACTCCTTTGATCCATCTTCCCACATCATTTATTTCATACATCACATTCACCACTGCCTCCTCTccagctctctccccacccccttgctaTCCTACACATCCTCTCCCCTCACTGTCTCTTCTATTACAGACACAGACAAATCACTCATGACCTTTCCCTGCTCTAGCCCTCTGGACCAGCACAAGAAAAAGTGGCTGGTGAAGTAGCAGCACCCTCCCTGTCACAGCTGACAACAGAACTGCCCCTATTCCTACTGTAGTATTATCCCTTCCCTACCCCCTCTTCATCCTACAGCACTGGAAACAGCCAGGGGGAAAGGTAGTCCTTGAGCAACCACCCAGTTCCAGCTAGCAGTGGCAGAAATGCAGGGCAGCTCTCCTGCACTGCAGACACTTGGATGTGTATTTCAAAACTGCTTCCTGGAGCCCAAAGCCACTTCCCAGATACCAGTTATGTCTACCTTCCCCTGATGAGAACAAATTATAAAAGTGAATACAAATATCTACATCACAGTGAAAATTCAATAATTGAGAACAGTGTAAAACGAGTTGACTTTAATATCAAAATACAAGGAATACTATACTGATTGGAttataccagagagggagagaacttCTCTGGGGTGGAAACAGCGTCACATCAATTGTGTAACAAGAACGACATCAGAGCCTTAATTATAGAACAGATTTGTTTATCTATAACAGTCTAAACCTATGACAGTTCTTTTGACTTTGAGAAATCAAAAAGCTAATGCAGGTAACCTTTCGCctgaaaatttcagaaaatgatCAACTTTGTTGAAAGATATTTAACTCTTGTATTAGCAGAAATGTAAACAGATTGACAACTCCTTTCTGGAACTTGATACAAGCAGGGTAGGACTGCTAATATTCCAAGTGAGATTTTTGCGATGACCCTAATAAGTTCTTTGTCATGGTTACAGATGTAGCTGCACCTATGTCCCCTTTCTGATCTCTCCGAGTGCACTCCTTCAGGTGTTAGGCTCATTCTTATACCTATCCCAGGGTGGAATTTTGCAATGCTCCCTCTCCTTGACTGGGACCTGGGCTACAGTACCCTATCAAACATTTCTGCCCTGCAGATCTTCCTGCGTTTGCGCATCAGGTTCTTCCCTTCAGGAATCTGTGACCAGAGGTCTATATTGACcgaacagccttcttaaaacaaaagcaTTGTTTATTTTGCTGCAGAAACAAAGCCTTAGGGgacaaaaggattttaaaataaataagtctATATGCATGTCTATCTTATTTCAGAGTCCCATCATCCCATGATGGGGACATAGGCAGGTCTAGCTTCCCCAGAAACTTGAGTGAGCCATTATGTCAGAGTCTTATTTTAATCTGGTTCCTTGTAGGTTCTACCTCCCCAGGAGAGCATGTTCCTATTTATACCCTGCTATGGTTCTCTTGTTCTTTGGTATTTGGTGGGTCCTGGCCAAAACCAGTTTTGTAGGGTGTTTGGAGACTGAGGAAGAATCAAGCTAGCAGTGCTGGCATTGTCCCTTAACAACTCTCCAGTGTTTGCTGATAAGTAGCTCTCGAGCCATTCTTCTCCTTCCTGCCTGTATTTCAGACATACCCCTATTGAGCTAATATAGCAGTATATTCATACAGTAAATACCCAGTAACCAGGCCAACATACAATATCAATAAGTTATCACAGCGCAGTTCCAAACCACCACACTCTTGTATATCACTTTTTATCCAGAAATTTTTAATGTTTCCATGGATCatataacaaaacaaaagctaGAAGACGTAAAACTGCATTATACAGCTACCTCTGTTTCTGTATGTATTGTTTACCTTTGACAACAAATTTAAGGACAAAGCCCAACAGAAAGGttggaaataaaattaaacataaaCTGATCTTTCAAAATAATGAAAACCAGTTCTGTAtttgtcttatttaaaaaaaaaatatgaaaaaattgtttcaggatAGTTTTAAAGTCAATATCCAAAAAAGCTAGTTGTACGCAACTGCAGCAATAATTTATACTAAAATAGGGTTAACTGAGAGAAAGTTTACATTGCCTTTGCCACCTTTTTGAGGATGCAAAAGGTAAATATTTTCAGACCTTAATCTTGCAAATTGACTTCAAAAGGACTGTTCACATACTTAACATAagttaagtgttttcaggattggggacTAAATTTCTGAAATTAACCTTACCTATCAGAACCATTCCAGCAGCACTCAAACTTGTCAAAGATGCAGTCATTTTCATAGAGAGAACAAAGCTTGCTTCGAAGATATTCATGAACCTTAAAACATTTAAGGAAGTATTAGACAaatctaaaaaaaagaaaaagatgctttttttttttttaaattaaaaaatatgaacACTTTACCTGATACGTCTCTACAGGCCTGTTTTCCATATTGAGATCCCACACTTTAACTGAAAGGTAGTCTCTTGTCATCATGTATCGACCACTGTGACTGAATTTTACATCAGATATTGAGGAAATAATTTCTGAAAAGAATGATCTGCTGCTGGGATCTTCAGGCTCTTCAAAAACTGTAAATTAAGATGTAAAGTAAAACTGAATCCAATACACAAAATGTTACAAATGGCAATACTATTCagtatttacatattttaaaatcatggaCCTGAATACTAAatcctccatttaaaaaaagaaaagaaaagagattaTAGCCCtgcttagctttttttttttttttttttaaaaaaggtgatcTTTCTTTAAAAAGGCACTAAGTTCTCGTAGCTAGAACCACTAGCTGCTAAGCTCCAATGGGTTCTCCCATGAGGACATATCAAGAAGCTGCAATTCCTGGAGTTTTGGAATGAACATTAAGAGGcagaaactaaaaaaaaccaGTATATGAAGTTAAATTCAAAAGTCACAGTGTTCCCTCTAGGACTACTGATTATTCTATAACTACCATAATGTAAAactaaaaaatttttaaatgtgaaacagtAAGAGAAGTCAGCATCTCCAGTGTACATTTCTTTTACAGATCCCACATCTTTTAGTGGTGCTGTAGGGTACATGGTTTATTTATAAGTGAATATAAATTGCACCACACACAAAATCTACTGAAAGAGCAAGTTTGTATTTACAGTGAAATTCAGTGAGGATCTTTGTCTGCTTTCTTGAACCGTTATTCTTGGTTAGGTTGAAAGTCATTTACTCTTAATTCTTCAAATCAATGACAATATGAACCATTCAACACCAAGGGAATAATACCAAAGTTCTTTCTTACAAACCTTTTATGAAAACATCACAGACTACGGTACGTTTTACAGAGTAAAGGAAACCAACAAAAATATGACAAGTTAGATTGGCCATTGACATTTCCAATTATATAAGCTAAGTTGACTAAAAAGGAAATGCGCCATACCATACTTGCCACAATGTTTAAATATTTCTCTTCCCCAATCAGAAAACCCTCATCTTTGCTTCAGAATATGAGCTTACCTAGAAATATCAATGCAATTTAGGTAAACCCCAAGAAGTAGTGATATATAAAACCATAACTACTGTAATACAACCAAGAAACAACAGGCTGTGCGCAAAGATGGGCCCTATTCCTTATGGTGGAAATATAAAAGCTTTCCTCACCTATATGAGGCTGTGTGGCTCAGTGCTTCAAAAACACTGGCCTTTCACCTCTGGGAACTGGCTTCAAATCCAGCACAGATCATTATGAATAAAATTCATTCCGATAGGTGTAAATGGTCACAAATGAAATGGGTTCTGGCAGCCTCAGCCCAGTTCCTAATGCACAAAGGTAGATGTCAATAAACTGCCCTTAACTGGCACTTGTTAAGCAGATACCTTTGAGAAGCACCAAGACTGAGTCTGGACAGAAGACAGGTCTCACTGGTGCCAAAAGCACTTGAGTCACATCGTCAATTGTCTCATGCTACACTTCTGCTTGCTGATGGCCTAGAACAAGACAATTAAAATGTTCCATTCTACAAAACTATGACTCCTTACCTTTGTAAGTTCTTTACCAATAAGCAGAATTTGacattttaatgtttgtttatatagGTAGAACACCTACACGGTCTCTTGTTGTATATGACAAAAAAGTCTATAAAGCAAGAAGATATAGGCTAAATTACTTACACTTTGAATGTCTATCACAGAGGGCTGAAGAACGCATATCACAGAGTCGTATAGTTCCTTTGCTACTACTGTAGACAAACACATTACAATGATGTGGGTGAAACTCTGCAGCAGTAATCACTTCTGTTAGTTCCTCCATGTTAGCGGGCTTAATATCTACAATGTCTGAAAGTTGGTTGGTAAAGGCAACAAATAGCATTtcccatttttattatttctaaaaaaCAATTTCCAAAAAATGGTTAATTATGGTTGTGGTATATTTTTAGAAGCATAAGATAAGTTCCTCCCGTCTGCTTTGCAGACATTTACTCATTGTAAAAAGGACAGGAGTAGCATAAA
The sequence above is drawn from the Natator depressus isolate rNatDep1 chromosome 7, rNatDep2.hap1, whole genome shotgun sequence genome and encodes:
- the PPP2R2D gene encoding serine/threonine-protein phosphatase 2A 55 kDa regulatory subunit B delta isoform isoform X3, with amino-acid sequence MDLMVEASPRRIFANAHTYHINSISVNSDHETYLSADDLRINLWHLEITDRSFNIVDIKPANMEELTEVITAAEFHPHHCNVFVYSSSKGTIRLCDMRSSALCDRHSKFFEEPEDPSSRSFFSEIISSISDVKFSHSGRYMMTRDYLSVKVWDLNMENRPVETYQVHEYLRSKLCSLYENDCIFDKFECCWNGSDSAIMTGSYNNFFRMFDRNTRRDITLEASRESSKPRAILKPRKVCTGGKRKKDEISVDSLDFNKKILHTAWHPTENIIAVAATNNLYIFQDKIN
- the PPP2R2D gene encoding serine/threonine-protein phosphatase 2A 55 kDa regulatory subunit B delta isoform isoform X1, with translation MAGVAGGGGGGGGNDFQWCFSQVKGAIDEDVAEADIISTVEFNYSGDLLATGDKGGRVVIFQREQENKSRPHSRGEYNVYSTFQSHEPEFDYLKSLEIEEKINKIRWLPQQNAAHFLLSTNDKTIKLWKISERDKRAEGYNLKDEDGRLRDPFRITALRVPILKPMDLMVEASPRRIFANAHTYHINSISVNSDHETYLSADDLRINLWHLEITDRSFNIVDIKPANMEELTEVITAAEFHPHHCNVFVYSSSKGTIRLCDMRSSALCDRHSKFFEEPEDPSSRSFFSEIISSISDVKFSHSGRYMMTRDYLSVKVWDLNMENRPVETYQVHEYLRSKLCSLYENDCIFDKFECCWNGSDSAIMTGSYNNFFRMFDRNTRRDITLEASRESSKPRAILKPRKVCTGGKRKKDEISVDSLDFNKKILHTAWHPTENIIAVAATNNLYIFQDKIN
- the PPP2R2D gene encoding serine/threonine-protein phosphatase 2A 55 kDa regulatory subunit B delta isoform isoform X2 is translated as MRSLSQDQLQISCSITIWCTTCSLLLTYQPQNRTVDWSCPIVNKSRPHSRGEYNVYSTFQSHEPEFDYLKSLEIEEKINKIRWLPQQNAAHFLLSTNDKTIKLWKISERDKRAEGYNLKDEDGRLRDPFRITALRVPILKPMDLMVEASPRRIFANAHTYHINSISVNSDHETYLSADDLRINLWHLEITDRSFNIVDIKPANMEELTEVITAAEFHPHHCNVFVYSSSKGTIRLCDMRSSALCDRHSKFFEEPEDPSSRSFFSEIISSISDVKFSHSGRYMMTRDYLSVKVWDLNMENRPVETYQVHEYLRSKLCSLYENDCIFDKFECCWNGSDSAIMTGSYNNFFRMFDRNTRRDITLEASRESSKPRAILKPRKVCTGGKRKKDEISVDSLDFNKKILHTAWHPTENIIAVAATNNLYIFQDKIN